A genomic window from Arthrobacter globiformis includes:
- a CDS encoding bifunctional acetate--CoA ligase family protein/GNAT family N-acetyltransferase, translating into MVDQPGDGEYPEYWEADVVLRDGGTAHLRPIHPTDADAVQTFHTRQSQNSIYMRFFSFKERLSSRELKRFTEVDYRDRVAFVITIGGDIIGIGRYDRLDDPTEAEVAFNIADAHQGRGIGSILLEHLAAAARENGIRRFSAEVLPENRKMLMVFSDAGYDVKRHFDDGVVSLEFNIDPTDKSRAVMEAREHRAEARSVQDLLAPSSVAVIGASRKWGTVGYQLLEHIIEGGFTGPVYAINPEAFELAGMLSFGKLSEVPGPVQLAIVAVPYEEVPKVVDECAAAGVKGVLVASAGFTEDGERGLARQRELVRQARANGMRVIGPASLGIVNTNPAVSLNASMAPSLARGGGLGLFSQSAAIGVGLYAASSRRRAGISTFLSAGNRADVSGNDMMQFWEDDADTTAVGLYLESIGNPRKFSRIARRLARTKPVIVAKSTSMGLQLPPGHAVRTTQAPADALDSMMRQSGVIRVETIEQLMDVAQIVSAQPLPKGAGVAVFSNSGALGKVVADSAVSHGLGVEELVTELDLDAGMSRALPALRERLREVLAKEAVHAGVVAFLPARGLTVEKIAGALAEASAEAGKPVVAAFTGILDPSVYVEGMVGEDAGAAPVPCYSNPGAAVAALSAVVRYAEWTERDQGLFVDPDGCDPDAAHADLEQLLADVRGEQLKQLEPAEAARLLAHYGIRVMPSEGFDTEDEAVAAAGRLGWPVALKTTDPTLRHRLDLGGVRLDIQDADSLRLNIRQMRRTLEPYGSASLEIQTMAPVGQACTLRAIEDPLLGPVVSFGLAGDAVNLLDDWAHRAPPLAGADLRDLIRSPRASRKLFGYQGLPAVDVSALEEVAARLARLKDAHPEIALVEFNPVLATPQGAFILAADVRIGNAAQRTDSARRAMRS; encoded by the coding sequence ATGGTGGATCAGCCCGGGGACGGCGAATATCCGGAATATTGGGAGGCCGATGTCGTTCTGAGGGACGGCGGCACAGCGCATTTGCGCCCCATCCACCCCACCGACGCGGACGCCGTGCAGACCTTCCACACGCGGCAGTCGCAGAACTCCATCTACATGCGGTTCTTCTCCTTCAAGGAGCGGCTCTCCAGCCGCGAGCTCAAGCGCTTCACCGAGGTGGATTACCGGGACCGGGTGGCGTTCGTGATCACCATCGGCGGGGACATCATCGGCATCGGCCGGTACGACCGGCTGGACGACCCCACGGAGGCCGAGGTGGCCTTCAACATCGCCGACGCGCACCAGGGCCGGGGCATCGGCTCGATCCTGCTGGAGCACCTCGCGGCGGCGGCCCGCGAAAACGGGATCCGCCGGTTCAGTGCCGAGGTCCTGCCCGAGAACCGCAAGATGCTCATGGTCTTCTCCGACGCCGGGTATGACGTCAAGCGCCATTTCGACGACGGCGTGGTGAGCCTCGAATTCAACATCGACCCCACGGATAAATCGCGCGCCGTCATGGAAGCCCGGGAGCACCGCGCGGAGGCGAGAAGCGTGCAGGACCTGCTGGCGCCGTCGTCGGTAGCGGTGATTGGCGCCAGCCGCAAGTGGGGGACCGTCGGGTACCAGCTCCTGGAACACATCATCGAAGGCGGCTTTACCGGTCCCGTCTACGCCATCAACCCCGAAGCTTTTGAACTGGCCGGCATGCTCTCCTTCGGCAAGCTCTCCGAGGTGCCCGGACCGGTGCAGCTGGCCATTGTGGCCGTGCCCTACGAGGAAGTCCCCAAGGTGGTGGATGAGTGCGCGGCCGCCGGCGTGAAGGGGGTCCTGGTGGCCTCCGCGGGATTCACAGAGGACGGGGAACGGGGCCTCGCCCGGCAGCGGGAACTGGTGCGGCAGGCGCGGGCCAACGGGATGCGGGTCATCGGACCGGCCTCGCTGGGCATCGTGAATACCAACCCAGCGGTGTCGCTGAACGCCTCCATGGCCCCAAGCCTGGCCCGCGGCGGCGGTCTGGGGCTGTTCAGCCAGTCCGCGGCGATCGGGGTGGGGCTGTACGCGGCGTCCAGCCGGCGCCGCGCCGGCATCTCCACCTTCCTGTCGGCCGGAAACCGGGCCGATGTGTCCGGCAACGACATGATGCAGTTCTGGGAGGACGACGCCGACACCACCGCGGTGGGCCTGTATCTGGAGTCGATCGGCAACCCGCGCAAATTCTCCCGCATCGCCCGGCGGCTCGCGCGGACCAAGCCGGTGATCGTGGCCAAGTCCACGTCCATGGGGCTGCAGCTGCCGCCCGGCCATGCGGTGCGCACCACGCAAGCTCCCGCTGATGCGCTGGACTCGATGATGCGCCAGTCCGGCGTGATCCGGGTGGAGACCATCGAACAGCTTATGGACGTGGCACAGATCGTGTCCGCCCAGCCGCTTCCCAAGGGTGCCGGGGTGGCGGTCTTCAGCAACTCCGGGGCGCTGGGGAAAGTGGTGGCGGACAGCGCCGTGTCCCACGGGCTGGGCGTCGAGGAGCTCGTGACGGAGTTGGACCTGGACGCCGGCATGTCCCGTGCACTGCCGGCCCTGCGTGAGCGGCTCCGCGAGGTGCTGGCCAAAGAGGCGGTCCACGCGGGCGTGGTGGCCTTCCTTCCGGCCCGCGGGCTGACCGTGGAGAAGATTGCCGGGGCGCTCGCAGAAGCCTCCGCCGAGGCCGGAAAACCGGTGGTGGCTGCTTTCACCGGCATCCTCGATCCATCGGTGTACGTGGAAGGCATGGTGGGGGAGGACGCCGGCGCAGCACCGGTGCCGTGCTACTCCAACCCCGGGGCGGCCGTGGCCGCCCTCTCCGCCGTCGTGCGCTACGCCGAATGGACGGAACGGGACCAGGGCCTCTTCGTGGATCCTGACGGGTGCGATCCGGACGCCGCGCACGCCGACCTCGAACAGCTGCTGGCCGATGTCCGCGGCGAGCAGCTCAAGCAACTCGAGCCTGCAGAGGCCGCCCGTCTGCTGGCGCATTACGGGATCCGGGTGATGCCCTCGGAAGGCTTCGACACGGAGGATGAAGCCGTGGCGGCGGCGGGCAGGCTCGGCTGGCCCGTGGCACTGAAGACCACCGATCCGACGCTGCGCCACCGCCTCGACCTGGGCGGGGTACGGCTGGATATCCAGGACGCGGACTCCCTCCGGCTGAACATCCGCCAGATGCGCCGTACGCTGGAGCCCTACGGCTCGGCGTCGCTGGAGATCCAGACCATGGCCCCGGTGGGCCAGGCCTGCACCCTGCGCGCCATCGAGGACCCCCTGCTGGGGCCGGTGGTGTCCTTCGGGCTGGCCGGCGACGCCGTCAACCTGCTGGACGACTGGGCACACCGGGCGCCGCCGCTGGCCGGCGCCGACCTCCGCGACCTGATCCGCAGCCCCCGCGCGTCACGGAAGCTGTTCGGCTACCAGGGCCTGCCCGCCGTCGATGTCTCCGCCCTGGAGGAGGTGGCCGCGCGGCTGGCACGGCTCAAGGATGCGCACCCGGAGATAGCCCTGGTGGAGTTCAACCCGGTCCTGGCCACGCCGCAGGGGGCGTTCATCCTGGCTGCCGATGTCCGGATCGGGAACGCGGCGCAGCGCACCGACAGTGCGCGGCGGGCGATGCGGAGCTAG
- a CDS encoding DUF5998 family protein, which translates to MSSQPPTSKPQAPDHSPQAFQHSSHNHSVQGQSLDGALQQAGFYPLLVADVVDDALDGRDCLAHLVHLETHFDRAEVRRHITVLVLTEDMLVITHVDDQQLDEAGEQIVAQISTESVPVSQIRSVVLSYMYAQPQNYKPSDPVREVTLSIAWSGGQRLDVGPASCGDPQCEADHGYSGTIAQEDIVLRISAEADGLQAVQDAKLFARALRAVNTGSPTPVRHAPSATHPRPRMGVFANRLSRGHKR; encoded by the coding sequence ATGAGCTCCCAGCCTCCCACCTCGAAGCCTCAAGCGCCCGACCACAGCCCGCAGGCTTTCCAGCACAGCTCACACAACCACAGTGTGCAGGGCCAGAGCCTCGACGGCGCCCTCCAGCAGGCCGGCTTTTACCCGCTGCTGGTGGCCGACGTCGTGGATGACGCCCTGGACGGCCGGGACTGCCTCGCGCACCTGGTCCACCTCGAGACCCACTTCGACCGTGCCGAGGTCCGCCGTCACATCACCGTCCTGGTCCTCACCGAGGACATGCTGGTGATCACCCACGTGGACGACCAGCAGCTCGACGAGGCGGGCGAACAGATCGTGGCGCAGATTTCCACGGAATCTGTCCCGGTGTCGCAGATCCGCTCCGTCGTCCTGAGCTACATGTACGCCCAGCCGCAGAACTACAAGCCTTCGGACCCGGTCCGCGAGGTCACCCTGTCCATCGCCTGGTCCGGCGGCCAGCGCCTGGACGTGGGTCCGGCCAGCTGCGGCGACCCGCAGTGCGAAGCTGACCATGGCTACAGCGGCACCATCGCCCAGGAAGATATCGTCCTGCGCATCAGCGCCGAGGCGGACGGCCTGCAGGCGGTCCAGGATGCCAAGCTTTTTGCCCGTGCCCTGCGCGCGGTGAACACCGGATCCCCCACCCCGGTGCGGCATGCCCCGTCCGCAACCCACCCGCGTCCCCGCATGGGAGTTTTTGCCAACCGGCTCAGCCGCGGGCACAAGCGCTGA
- a CDS encoding alkaline phosphatase family protein, with translation MREQENHASDSALRTTESGPAVSGLPAAPAYGRRSVAEVLGSAAASLGVPGFENVLGLPQARRVCVVLADGLGRSLLKQKTAHTPFLRGILQQGQGAVPVWLDAAFPSTTAASLASLGTGLAPGQHGLVGYDVLDPAQDKVVNMLGNWDAAVDPQKWQPFPTVFERASEHVAVTTVSLPQFGGSPMTQAALRGGAFVSGTTPHARTAAAAEAMADAESALMYFYVNDLDKAGHRYGAQSPQWEHQLEELDATVKRLDASLPPGTTVLVTADHGMLDVPESQRLDYAADAALVDGVRHTAGEPRMVHLYLEDDAGDAAKERLLAAWRARFGERIWAFTREEAVAAGLFGTVRPEVTGRLGDVMVAARDALAFYDTRRVRPTAMEVVGQHGSLTKAEREVPLLSFQASGTTASGKAGRGRTAGRQGSRG, from the coding sequence ATGCGGGAGCAGGAAAACCATGCTTCAGACTCCGCACTACGAACCACGGAATCCGGTCCTGCCGTAAGCGGGTTGCCGGCAGCACCGGCCTATGGCCGCCGCTCCGTGGCCGAGGTGCTGGGCAGCGCAGCAGCCAGCCTGGGTGTGCCGGGCTTCGAGAACGTGCTGGGCCTCCCGCAGGCCAGGCGCGTCTGCGTGGTCCTCGCCGACGGGCTGGGCCGCAGCCTGCTTAAGCAGAAGACCGCCCACACTCCCTTCCTCCGGGGCATCCTGCAGCAGGGGCAGGGGGCGGTCCCCGTATGGCTGGATGCCGCCTTCCCTTCCACCACTGCAGCCTCCCTCGCCAGCCTTGGCACCGGACTCGCGCCCGGCCAGCACGGACTGGTGGGCTATGACGTCCTGGATCCGGCCCAGGACAAAGTGGTCAATATGCTGGGCAACTGGGATGCTGCCGTGGACCCGCAAAAGTGGCAGCCGTTCCCCACGGTCTTCGAACGTGCCTCCGAACACGTGGCAGTCACCACCGTCAGCCTGCCGCAGTTCGGCGGCTCGCCCATGACCCAGGCGGCGCTGCGCGGCGGAGCATTCGTCTCCGGCACCACCCCGCACGCCCGCACTGCGGCGGCAGCCGAGGCGATGGCTGACGCGGAGTCCGCCCTCATGTACTTTTACGTGAACGACCTGGACAAGGCCGGCCACCGGTACGGCGCGCAGTCGCCGCAGTGGGAGCACCAGCTCGAGGAGCTGGACGCCACGGTCAAGCGCCTTGATGCATCACTCCCGCCCGGAACCACCGTGCTGGTGACGGCCGACCACGGGATGCTGGACGTTCCTGAATCACAGCGCCTCGATTACGCCGCCGACGCCGCCCTCGTGGACGGTGTCCGGCACACCGCCGGGGAACCGCGCATGGTCCACCTGTACCTGGAGGACGACGCCGGCGATGCCGCGAAGGAGCGGCTCCTGGCGGCCTGGCGTGCCCGCTTCGGCGAGCGGATCTGGGCATTCACCCGGGAGGAAGCCGTGGCTGCAGGGCTCTTCGGTACGGTGCGGCCCGAAGTCACCGGACGGCTGGGCGATGTGATGGTGGCCGCCCGGGACGCGCTGGCCTTCTACGACACCCGCCGGGTACGTCCGACGGCCATGGAGGTTGTGGGCCAGCATGGTTCCCTGACCAAGGCTGAACGCGAAGTGCCGCTGCTCAGTTTCCAGGCTTCCGGTACGACAGCCTCAGGCAAGGCAGGCCGCGGAAGGACAGCAGGCCGCCAGGGATCCCGTGGCTGA
- a CDS encoding thymidine kinase, which translates to MAELVFFSGTMDSGKSTLALQMDYNHRARGRGGVRFSRNDRAGDSRISSRLGLQAEAVEVVDTTDFWDEVVLRRTQGIRVDYLICDEAQFYSAAQVEQLARVVDEIEVDVFAFGITADFRTRLFPGSQRLIELADRVQVLQVEALCWCGRRATHNARTVDGVMVTEGAQVVVGDVDMAIDPAAGDCDDGAGHVPVVGYETLCRRHFMRRVTAHGASIIAQQDELLPFEVDACLWHGAGGKAPAGGKSGADEKSGADEKSSARASGRACS; encoded by the coding sequence GTGGCTGAGCTCGTCTTTTTCTCCGGAACCATGGACTCCGGCAAGTCCACCCTCGCCCTGCAGATGGATTACAACCACCGCGCCCGCGGGCGCGGCGGGGTGCGCTTCAGCCGCAACGACCGCGCCGGCGACTCCCGGATCTCCAGCCGCCTGGGGCTGCAGGCCGAGGCCGTGGAAGTCGTCGACACCACGGACTTCTGGGACGAGGTGGTGCTCCGCCGCACCCAGGGGATTCGCGTGGACTACCTCATCTGCGACGAGGCACAGTTCTATTCAGCCGCCCAGGTGGAGCAGCTGGCGCGCGTAGTGGACGAGATCGAGGTGGACGTCTTTGCCTTTGGCATCACCGCGGACTTCCGGACCCGCCTCTTCCCGGGTTCCCAGCGGCTGATTGAACTCGCCGACCGGGTGCAGGTCCTGCAGGTTGAAGCGTTGTGCTGGTGCGGCCGGCGCGCCACCCATAACGCCAGGACGGTCGACGGCGTGATGGTCACCGAAGGCGCCCAGGTGGTGGTCGGCGATGTGGACATGGCCATTGATCCCGCGGCCGGCGATTGCGACGACGGTGCGGGCCACGTGCCGGTGGTGGGCTACGAAACGCTGTGCCGCCGGCATTTCATGCGCCGGGTCACTGCCCACGGCGCCAGCATCATTGCCCAGCAGGACGAGCTGCTCCCGTTCGAGGTGGATGCCTGCCTGTGGCACGGTGCTGGTGGAAAGGCCCCTGCCGGTGGAAAGTCCGGTGCTGATGAAAAGTCCGGTGCTGATGAAAAGTCCAGTGCCCGTGCCAGCGGAAGGGCCTGCAGCTAG